A section of the Candidatus Nitrosacidococcus sp. I8 genome encodes:
- the gltX gene encoding glutamate--tRNA ligase — MTICTRFAPSPTGYLHIGGARTALFSWLYARKQGGNFILRIEDTDLERSSTESVNAILDSMAWLGLDYDQGPFYQTGRFSRYQEIINQLIDSHHAYRCYCTKEELEIHRTEQMARKEKPRYDGKCRHISLPKEGIPYVIRFKNPVEGQVVIRDLVRGTVVFQNSELDDLIIARTDGTPTYNLTVVVDDMDMRITHVIRGDDHLNNTPRQSNIFSALGKEPPNYAHIPMILGTDKQRLSKRHGAVSVMSYRDLGYLPEALLNYLVRLGWSYGDQEVFTIEEMTQFFDIKDVNQSASVFNPEKLQWLNQHYIKSSNPHYIAQHLHWHLEQLKINISQGPNLIDLIKAQQERAKTLVEMAQNCVPFYCDFEEYESTAAEKHLTISILEPLQALKVHFKNLPSWAAPEIHQTISSVVEKYNLKLAKLAQPLRVAVMGRAISPPIDITLELLGKEKTLSRIEKVAGWIQKNGKAS, encoded by the coding sequence ATGACAATTTGCACACGGTTTGCCCCTAGCCCTACTGGTTATTTACATATTGGTGGTGCTCGTACTGCACTTTTTTCTTGGCTTTATGCCCGCAAGCAGGGCGGGAATTTCATCTTACGTATTGAAGATACGGATCTAGAGCGATCATCTACTGAATCGGTCAATGCTATTTTAGATAGCATGGCTTGGTTAGGTCTAGATTATGATCAAGGTCCTTTCTATCAAACAGGGCGGTTTTCTCGTTACCAAGAAATTATTAATCAGCTTATTGATTCTCACCATGCCTATCGCTGTTATTGTACTAAGGAGGAACTTGAGATACACCGCACCGAGCAAATGGCACGGAAAGAAAAGCCTCGATACGATGGAAAGTGTCGTCATATTTCCTTACCTAAAGAAGGAATACCTTATGTCATTCGATTCAAAAATCCTGTAGAAGGGCAGGTAGTAATACGAGATTTAGTACGAGGTACTGTTGTATTTCAAAACAGTGAATTAGATGATTTAATCATTGCCCGTACCGATGGCACGCCAACCTATAATCTTACTGTTGTAGTAGATGATATGGATATGAGGATTACCCATGTGATTCGGGGTGATGATCACTTAAATAATACCCCACGACAAAGTAATATTTTCTCAGCTCTTGGTAAAGAGCCTCCAAATTATGCTCATATCCCTATGATCCTAGGTACAGATAAGCAGCGTCTCTCAAAGCGTCATGGAGCAGTGAGTGTCATGAGTTATCGGGATCTAGGATATTTACCAGAGGCATTACTCAATTATCTAGTACGATTAGGCTGGTCCTATGGGGATCAGGAAGTATTTACTATTGAAGAGATGACTCAATTCTTTGATATTAAAGATGTTAATCAATCTGCTTCAGTATTTAACCCAGAAAAACTCCAATGGTTAAACCAGCACTATATAAAAAGTAGCAATCCGCATTATATTGCTCAACACTTACATTGGCACTTAGAGCAACTAAAAATAAATATTTCTCAAGGACCTAATTTAATTGATTTAATTAAAGCACAACAAGAACGAGCAAAAACTTTAGTAGAAATGGCTCAAAATTGCGTACCTTTCTACTGTGATTTTGAAGAATATGAAAGTACAGCTGCTGAAAAGCATTTAACAATAAGTATCTTAGAGCCATTACAAGCTTTAAAAGTCCATTTTAAAAACTTGCCCTCTTGGGCAGCCCCTGAAATTCATCAAACTATTTCTTCAGTAGTTGAAAAGTATAACTTGAAGCTCGCAAAATTAGCTCAACCTTTGAGGGTAGCAGTGATGGGTAGAGCTATCTCTCCACCAATTGACATTACGCTTGAATTATTAGGTAAGGAAAAAACCCTTAGTCGTATAGAGAAAGTAGCTGGATGGATTCAGAAAAACGGGAAAGCTAGCTAA
- a CDS encoding cytochrome c1 has product MKKVIACLLFLISSTTLVSASESNYPLDKVNIDLNNKDSLYRGAKIFVHRCLTCHSAQYMRYNRVAKDLGLDEEDVKKHLMFTTDKIGDPMTITMRPEDSKKWFGVTPPDLTLVTRYKGAEWLHTYLRTFYLDPKRPNGVNNLVFKDTAMPNPLWSLQGWQTLIEKGDKKGTPELKVSEPGSMTPKEFEVALDDLVNFLAYAGEPAQLERQKYGPKVLFFLAIFCVVTYLLKKEYWKDVH; this is encoded by the coding sequence ATGAAAAAAGTTATCGCTTGTTTATTATTTTTGATTTCATCAACTACTTTGGTATCGGCCTCTGAATCCAATTATCCGCTTGATAAAGTCAATATCGATCTAAATAATAAGGATTCCCTCTATAGAGGGGCAAAAATCTTTGTTCATCGATGCTTAACTTGTCACTCAGCACAGTATATGCGCTATAACCGAGTAGCCAAAGATTTGGGATTAGATGAAGAAGATGTTAAGAAGCATTTAATGTTCACTACCGATAAAATTGGTGATCCCATGACTATCACTATGCGCCCTGAAGATTCTAAGAAATGGTTTGGCGTGACACCACCAGATTTAACCTTAGTGACCCGTTATAAAGGTGCAGAGTGGCTTCATACTTACTTACGGACTTTTTACTTAGATCCTAAACGTCCTAATGGGGTAAATAACCTTGTATTTAAAGATACTGCTATGCCAAATCCGCTATGGTCTTTACAAGGTTGGCAAACTCTTATTGAAAAGGGGGATAAAAAGGGTACTCCTGAGTTAAAGGTATCAGAGCCTGGCTCAATGACTCCTAAAGAGTTTGAAGTTGCACTAGATGATTTAGTCAATTTCTTAGCTTATGCAGGCGAACCTGCACAGCTTGAGCGTCAAAAATATGGTCCAAAAGTACTATTCTTTCTCGCTATATTCTGTGTTGTCACCTATTTACTGAAAAAAGAATACTGGAAAGACGTGCACTGA
- the petA gene encoding ubiquinol-cytochrome c reductase iron-sulfur subunit, with product MSITDNVDQGRRRLVTAAATAVGGVGIGFAAVPFIQSMQPSAQAQAAGAPVEVDISRLEAGHLMTVEWRGQPVWVFHRTPEELKELDEITNSGKLRDPNSDQVSQQPESDKNNYRSQKPEIGVLVGICTHLGCSPSYRPDIAPEDLGSDWKGGFFCPCHGSRFDLAGRVYEGVPAPLNLVVPPYRYLAENKILIGENEGDKA from the coding sequence ATGAGCATAACAGACAACGTCGATCAAGGTAGACGTCGCCTTGTTACAGCGGCTGCTACTGCCGTTGGTGGGGTGGGTATAGGATTTGCGGCAGTGCCGTTTATCCAATCTATGCAGCCAAGTGCACAAGCACAAGCTGCAGGTGCACCGGTAGAAGTTGATATTAGTAGGCTTGAAGCAGGCCATTTAATGACTGTTGAATGGCGTGGTCAGCCTGTATGGGTATTTCACCGTACACCAGAAGAGCTAAAAGAGTTAGATGAGATAACAAATAGTGGGAAACTTCGTGACCCTAATAGCGATCAAGTATCACAGCAGCCTGAATCAGACAAAAACAATTACCGATCACAAAAACCTGAAATTGGTGTACTTGTGGGAATTTGTACCCATTTAGGCTGCTCTCCTAGCTATCGCCCAGATATAGCCCCTGAAGATTTAGGATCTGACTGGAAAGGTGGGTTTTTTTGCCCATGTCATGGTTCTCGTTTTGATCTTGCAGGTAGAGTATATGAGGGTGTTCCAGCTCCATTAAATCTAGTTGTACCTCCTTATCGCTATCTTGCTGAAAATAAGATATTGATTGGGGAAAACGAAGGAGATAAGGCTTAA
- a CDS encoding cytochrome b, with amino-acid sequence MKNIVVQVFDWIDDRLPIAKPWKDHMAEYYAPKNFNIWYYFGSIALLVLVIQLASGLFLTMHFKPDATLAFSSVEHIMRDVQWGWLMRYMHSTGSSAFFIAVYLHMFRGLIYGSYRYPRELIWIIGMIIYVMLMAEAFMGYLQPWGQMSYWGAQVIISLFGAIPYIGTGLVEWIRGDFVVSDPTLNRFFAFHVFLVPILLLAMVVAHIIALHEKGSNNPDGVEIKATKGKDGIPLDGIPFHPYYTVKDLWGYAIFLFIFAAIIFYSPQLGGWFLENDNFEPANPLKTPTEIKPLWYLTPFYSILRAVPDKLFGVIAMGMSLVVWFFLPWLDRSPVKSIRYKGMYSKITLAIFVISFIILGYLGTKPVSPEKTMIARLCSILYFSYFIFMPIYTKLEKTKPVPERVIYK; translated from the coding sequence ATGAAAAATATAGTCGTTCAAGTATTTGATTGGATAGATGATCGCCTTCCAATAGCTAAGCCATGGAAAGATCATATGGCTGAATACTATGCACCAAAGAATTTTAATATTTGGTATTACTTTGGATCTATAGCTTTATTAGTACTAGTTATTCAGCTTGCCAGTGGTTTATTTTTAACCATGCACTTCAAACCAGATGCAACTCTTGCTTTTAGCAGTGTTGAGCATATTATGCGAGATGTGCAATGGGGCTGGTTGATGCGCTATATGCACTCTACTGGCTCCTCTGCCTTCTTTATTGCTGTGTATCTTCATATGTTTAGAGGATTAATCTACGGATCCTATAGATACCCAAGAGAGCTTATCTGGATTATTGGGATGATTATTTATGTCATGCTCATGGCTGAAGCCTTTATGGGTTATCTACAACCATGGGGGCAAATGTCCTATTGGGGTGCTCAAGTTATTATCTCTCTCTTTGGTGCTATTCCCTATATTGGCACAGGCCTAGTTGAATGGATTAGAGGGGATTTTGTAGTATCTGATCCTACTCTCAATCGTTTCTTTGCCTTTCATGTGTTCTTAGTGCCTATACTTCTACTGGCCATGGTCGTTGCTCACATTATAGCCCTCCACGAAAAAGGTTCTAACAACCCAGATGGAGTAGAAATTAAAGCGACTAAAGGTAAGGATGGTATTCCTCTTGATGGTATTCCATTTCATCCTTACTATACCGTAAAAGATTTATGGGGTTATGCAATATTCTTATTTATCTTTGCTGCCATTATTTTTTATTCCCCTCAACTCGGTGGATGGTTCTTAGAAAATGACAATTTTGAACCTGCTAACCCACTAAAAACACCTACTGAAATTAAGCCTCTATGGTATTTAACACCATTTTATTCCATATTACGCGCAGTACCTGATAAGCTCTTTGGTGTTATTGCAATGGGAATGTCTCTTGTTGTATGGTTTTTCTTACCTTGGTTAGATCGTAGCCCAGTAAAATCCATTCGCTATAAAGGGATGTACTCTAAAATCACTCTAGCCATTTTTGTAATCAGCTTTATCATATTGGGTTATTTAGGAACAAAGCCGGTAAGCCCAGAAAAGACTATGATTGCACGGCTATGCTCAATACTGTATTTTTCCTATTTCATCTTTATGCCAATTTATACTAAATTGGAAAAGACTAAACCCGTTCCAGAGAGGGTGATCTACAAATGA
- a CDS encoding ClpXP protease specificity-enhancing factor, with translation MDNASNLPPISSSRPYLIRAFYEWITDNQLTPYLVVNTNFPDVKVPEQYISDGKIILNTHPHSVKNLSLENEWISFSARFSGVVHEIIFPVCATLAIYAKENGQGMTFPQENLPPPTSPPDKDIKDKSRKPMLRVVK, from the coding sequence ATGGATAACGCTTCTAATCTTCCTCCTATCAGTTCAAGCCGCCCTTATTTAATTCGTGCTTTTTATGAATGGATTACGGATAATCAATTAACGCCCTATTTGGTAGTGAATACTAATTTTCCAGATGTAAAAGTACCTGAGCAATATATTTCTGATGGAAAGATCATTCTTAACACGCATCCTCACTCAGTAAAAAATCTATCATTAGAAAATGAATGGATTAGCTTTTCAGCACGCTTTTCTGGGGTTGTGCATGAAATTATCTTTCCGGTGTGCGCAACCCTTGCTATTTATGCCAAAGAAAATGGACAAGGCATGACCTTCCCTCAAGAAAATCTTCCGCCACCAACTTCTCCTCCAGATAAAGATATTAAGGATAAGAGTCGTAAACCTATGCTACGGGTTGTGAAATAA
- a CDS encoding glutathione S-transferase N-terminal domain-containing protein, which produces MPISNKKGTMILFSDPLCPTCHCIRIIVAEKDIPVSIEYTDIHCPPKNLVKINSYQPIPILIDRDFTLYNPKIIIEYFDERYPHPPLMPIDPASRAQVRMMIHHIEQEWHSLLGFRPNEDISVKARNRLKSDLVILSAALEKTSFFMSECFSLLDATLAPLLWRLPTIGINFSPKTKTVEKYIHRIFSRQSFQQSLSDFERTMRTKFTI; this is translated from the coding sequence ATGCCTATCTCTAATAAAAAAGGGACAATGATTTTATTTTCAGATCCCTTATGTCCAACATGCCACTGTATTCGCATTATCGTAGCTGAAAAAGATATTCCAGTATCTATCGAATATACGGACATTCATTGCCCACCTAAAAATCTAGTAAAAATAAATTCTTATCAGCCAATTCCTATACTAATTGACCGGGATTTCACACTGTATAATCCAAAAATTATTATTGAATATTTCGATGAACGATATCCCCATCCTCCTCTAATGCCAATAGATCCTGCGAGTAGAGCACAAGTTCGCATGATGATCCATCATATTGAGCAAGAATGGCATAGTTTATTAGGATTTAGACCTAATGAAGACATTTCAGTTAAAGCCCGAAATAGGTTAAAATCTGATCTGGTAATACTTTCTGCTGCTTTGGAGAAAACCTCTTTTTTTATGAGTGAATGCTTTTCTTTACTAGATGCTACTCTAGCCCCCCTACTTTGGAGATTACCCACAATAGGAATCAATTTTTCTCCTAAAACAAAGACTGTTGAGAAATATATTCATCGTATTTTTTCTAGACAATCCTTTCAACAAAGCTTAAGTGATTTTGAGCGAACTATGAGAACTAAATTTACTATCTAA
- a CDS encoding Re/Si-specific NAD(P)(+) transhydrogenase subunit alpha, protein MQIGIPKELYSNEKRVATTPEVADHLQKLGFSVAIESGAGLNANFSDESYRQVGVTITQDAKSLWESSDIILKVRPPETYIKPEIDEIALLREGSTLISFIWPAQNKELLEKLAAKNITVLAIDSVPRISRAQKLDTLSSMANVAGYRAVIEASSHFGRFFTGQITAAGKIPPAKVLVIGAGVAGLSAIGTASGLGAIVRAFDTRPEVKEQIESMGAEFLELDFKEEGSGAGGYAKEMSKQFIEAEMALFAQQAAEVDIIITTALIPGKKAPVLITEEMVKSMKTGSVIVDLAAEQGGNCALTKADSVVTSHGVIIIGYTDLTSRLPTQSSQLYATNLRHLLEELCPEKDGVLHLDMENEVLRGVTAVNQGEITWPPPAPKISATSAANSVDYSTLPPIKEYVKESKCPLSKKEQMIVLFMGLGGLGLWGLGAAAPSSFMPHLMVFILSCFIGYQVIWNVTASLHTPLMSVTNAISSIIIIGALIQITNSGFFLGLIAAVAILITSVNITGGFFVTQRMLRMFKK, encoded by the coding sequence ATGCAAATTGGGATACCAAAAGAACTTTATAGTAATGAAAAGCGTGTTGCTACTACGCCAGAAGTAGCTGATCATTTACAAAAATTAGGATTTTCTGTAGCCATTGAGTCAGGAGCAGGGCTAAATGCCAACTTCTCTGATGAATCCTACCGCCAAGTAGGTGTAACCATTACTCAAGATGCTAAATCCTTATGGGAAAGCTCGGATATTATCTTAAAAGTACGCCCTCCTGAGACATACATTAAGCCAGAAATAGATGAAATTGCACTATTACGGGAAGGTAGTACTTTAATCAGTTTTATTTGGCCTGCTCAAAATAAAGAATTATTAGAGAAGCTCGCCGCTAAAAATATCACTGTTTTAGCAATAGATAGCGTACCTCGAATTTCCAGAGCGCAAAAACTAGATACCCTAAGCTCCATGGCTAATGTAGCAGGATATCGAGCTGTTATAGAAGCCTCAAGCCATTTTGGTCGTTTTTTTACCGGACAAATCACTGCTGCAGGTAAAATTCCTCCTGCTAAAGTATTGGTGATCGGTGCAGGGGTAGCCGGTCTTTCTGCTATTGGTACTGCTTCTGGGTTAGGTGCTATTGTTCGGGCTTTTGATACTCGTCCTGAAGTCAAAGAACAAATAGAAAGCATGGGTGCTGAATTCCTTGAGCTAGATTTTAAGGAAGAAGGATCAGGGGCAGGCGGTTACGCTAAGGAGATGAGTAAGCAATTTATTGAAGCAGAGATGGCTCTTTTTGCTCAGCAAGCTGCTGAAGTCGATATTATTATTACTACTGCCCTTATTCCCGGTAAAAAGGCTCCAGTGCTTATTACTGAAGAGATGGTAAAATCTATGAAAACAGGGAGTGTGATTGTGGATTTAGCAGCAGAACAAGGGGGAAATTGTGCTCTGACTAAGGCAGATAGTGTAGTAACTAGCCATGGAGTGATTATTATTGGTTATACAGACTTAACTAGCCGGCTTCCTACTCAGTCAAGCCAATTATACGCCACTAATTTACGCCATTTACTTGAAGAACTTTGCCCAGAAAAAGATGGAGTGCTCCACTTAGATATGGAAAATGAGGTACTTCGAGGAGTCACTGCAGTAAATCAAGGAGAAATTACTTGGCCGCCACCAGCACCAAAAATATCTGCTACTTCAGCAGCTAACTCGGTTGATTACTCCACTCTTCCTCCTATAAAAGAGTATGTCAAGGAAAGCAAGTGTCCCCTCTCTAAAAAAGAGCAAATGATTGTTTTATTTATGGGGCTAGGTGGCTTGGGTTTATGGGGATTAGGTGCTGCTGCTCCTTCTTCGTTTATGCCTCATTTAATGGTATTTATTCTTTCTTGCTTTATAGGTTATCAAGTAATTTGGAATGTAACTGCTTCTTTGCATACTCCATTAATGAGCGTTACTAATGCAATTAGTAGCATTATTATCATTGGGGCTTTAATTCAGATTACAAACTCTGGGTTCTTTTTAGGGTTAATTGCTGCCGTTGCAATACTAATTACTAGTGTCAATATCACTGGTGGTTTTTTCGTAACCCAACGTATGCTACGGATGTTTAAGAAATAG
- a CDS encoding epoxyqueuosine reductase QueH, with translation MPEFEYPNLNLPEGHSRLLLHSCCAPCSGEVMEAITASGIDYAIFFYNPNIHPIQEYELRKQENIRFAQKHHIEFIDSDYDVDNWFHRVKGFENEPERGARCTLCFDMRFERTALYAYEHGFDTITSSLGISRWKNMDQINQSGIQAAARYLDMIYWTYNWRKKGGSQRMLEISKREQFYMQEYCGCVYSLRDTNRWRQSRGKERIKIGVKYYGKD, from the coding sequence ATGCCTGAATTTGAATACCCAAATCTGAATCTACCTGAAGGGCATAGTAGGTTGTTACTTCACTCCTGTTGTGCTCCATGTTCTGGTGAAGTCATGGAAGCAATTACTGCATCTGGCATTGATTACGCTATTTTTTTCTATAATCCCAACATTCACCCTATTCAAGAATATGAATTACGTAAACAGGAAAATATCCGCTTTGCCCAAAAACACCATATTGAATTTATTGACTCAGATTACGATGTAGATAATTGGTTCCATCGAGTCAAAGGCTTTGAAAATGAGCCAGAGCGAGGTGCTCGTTGTACTCTATGTTTTGATATGCGCTTTGAGCGTACTGCTCTATACGCCTATGAGCATGGCTTTGATACCATTACCAGCTCTTTAGGGATTTCTCGTTGGAAAAATATGGATCAGATTAATCAAAGTGGTATTCAAGCTGCAGCTCGCTATCTTGATATGATCTACTGGACTTATAACTGGCGCAAAAAAGGTGGATCCCAGAGAATGCTAGAGATTAGCAAAAGAGAACAATTCTATATGCAAGAATACTGTGGTTGTGTTTATTCCCTACGGGATACCAATCGCTGGCGCCAATCCAGAGGAAAAGAACGCATCAAGATTGGCGTGAAGTACTATGGTAAGGATTAG
- a CDS encoding FmdB family zinc ribbon protein, producing the protein MPIYEYRCQACGHEIEVLQKITDTPLSQCPSCNTHQLSKLISAAGFRLKGGGWYETDFKSNKNKRNLASSSNASKEGSSNTESSKDSAGPTVTQSKESSAPTISTSK; encoded by the coding sequence ATGCCTATTTATGAATATCGTTGCCAAGCATGTGGTCATGAGATAGAGGTTTTACAAAAAATTACAGATACACCATTATCTCAATGTCCCTCTTGCAATACGCACCAACTAAGTAAATTAATTTCAGCTGCAGGTTTTCGCCTAAAAGGCGGTGGCTGGTATGAAACAGATTTTAAAAGTAATAAAAACAAACGAAATTTAGCCTCATCAAGTAATGCCTCAAAGGAGGGCTCAAGTAATACAGAGAGTAGTAAAGATAGTGCTGGACCAACAGTAACTCAGTCTAAAGAAAGTAGTGCACCTACCATATCAACGAGCAAATAA
- the pntB gene encoding Re/Si-specific NAD(P)(+) transhydrogenase subunit beta: MSQGLVTVAYIGATILFILSLGGLSHQETSQRGNFYGMAGMAIAILATICSGAIHGFFAYLALITTMGVGAYYGVKIAREVKMTEMPELVAVLHSSVGLAAILVGYVNFFGSKTQFTGIEESIHNVETYLGILIGAMTFSGSVVAFGKLSGKIDGKPLLLPARHWLNLGLFILMFWFGKSFTGTESTGLGFLYLFLMTLIALGFGVHMVMAIGGADMPVVISMLNSYSGWAAAATGFMLNNDLLIVIGALVGSSGAILSYIMCRAMNRNFVSVIMGGFGTGSGQSSAATASGGEVVAVSAEDTADLLKSAKNVIIVPGYGMAVAHAQHIVYEITRLLREKKTTVRFAIHPVAGRMPGHMNVLLAEAKVPYDIVLEMDEVNEDFPNTDIVVVIGANDIVNPSAQEDPHGPIGGMPVLEVWKAKTTIVLKRSMASGYAGVDNPLFYRENTRMLFGDARESLDTVLSHLHDR; encoded by the coding sequence ATGTCTCAAGGTTTAGTGACCGTAGCTTATATCGGTGCAACTATTTTATTTATTCTCAGTCTAGGTGGTTTAAGCCATCAAGAAACCTCTCAGCGAGGTAATTTCTATGGTATGGCAGGAATGGCGATAGCTATTCTAGCGACCATCTGCAGTGGTGCTATTCATGGCTTTTTTGCTTATCTAGCATTGATTACGACCATGGGTGTAGGTGCTTACTATGGTGTTAAAATTGCTAGAGAAGTAAAGATGACCGAAATGCCAGAGCTAGTTGCCGTGCTTCATAGCTCAGTAGGGTTGGCTGCAATTTTAGTAGGTTATGTTAATTTCTTTGGATCCAAAACTCAATTTACTGGCATAGAGGAATCAATTCATAATGTAGAAACCTATTTAGGTATTCTTATTGGGGCTATGACTTTTTCTGGATCTGTAGTTGCCTTTGGTAAACTCAGTGGAAAAATAGATGGTAAACCTCTACTCCTTCCTGCTCGCCATTGGTTAAATTTAGGGCTTTTTATCCTTATGTTTTGGTTTGGAAAATCTTTTACAGGAACTGAGAGCACAGGTTTAGGATTTCTCTATCTATTTTTAATGACATTGATCGCTCTTGGCTTTGGAGTCCATATGGTGATGGCAATTGGTGGTGCAGATATGCCAGTCGTTATCTCGATGCTCAATAGTTACTCGGGTTGGGCTGCTGCGGCGACAGGGTTTATGCTCAATAATGATTTGCTCATTGTTATTGGTGCCCTAGTAGGTAGTAGTGGTGCGATTTTAAGCTATATCATGTGTCGTGCTATGAACCGTAACTTTGTTAGCGTGATTATGGGTGGCTTTGGTACTGGATCAGGACAATCCAGTGCGGCTACTGCAAGCGGTGGCGAAGTAGTTGCTGTTTCTGCAGAAGATACGGCTGATTTATTAAAATCTGCTAAAAATGTCATTATTGTTCCTGGCTATGGCATGGCAGTAGCACATGCTCAACATATTGTCTATGAGATTACCCGTTTATTACGAGAGAAAAAAACCACCGTACGGTTTGCTATCCATCCAGTAGCGGGGCGTATGCCTGGGCATATGAATGTATTATTGGCTGAAGCCAAGGTACCCTACGATATCGTATTAGAAATGGATGAAGTCAATGAGGATTTTCCAAATACTGATATAGTAGTTGTTATCGGAGCTAATGACATTGTTAATCCATCAGCACAAGAGGATCCTCATGGTCCTATTGGAGGAATGCCTGTACTCGAGGTATGGAAAGCCAAAACTACAATAGTCTTAAAACGGAGTATGGCATCAGGTTATGCAGGGGTAGATAACCCTTTATTCTATCGGGAAAATACTCGAATGTTATTTGGGGATGCAAGAGAGAGCTTAGACACCGTTCTTTCTCATCTTCACGATAGATAA